GACGATGATGGCGTTCTTGCCGCTGGTCTCGGCGTGCAGACGAAGCTCCGGCCGGAACGAGCGGAAGAGCTCGGCAGTCTCGTAGGCGCCCGTCAGGATCAGCTGATCGACCCGTTCATCGCTGACCAGCTTTGTGCCCAAATCGTTTTCGGCAACGTGCACCAGCCGCAGGACCTCCCGCGGCACACCCGCCCGCCACAGTGCGTCAACCATCACCGAACCACAGCGCGCCGCCGACGGTGCCGGCTTGATGATGACCGCCGAGCCCGCGGCCAGAGCCGCGAGCGTCGAGCCGGCGGGGATGGCGACCGGGAAGTTCCACGGCGGGGTCACGACCGTCAGTGCGTACGGCGATCGGCTGGCTCCCTCGACCGAGTCCAACCCCTCCGCGAGATCGGCGTAGTAGTTCGCGAAGTCGACCGCTTCGGAGACCTCGGGGTCGCTCTGGTCGATCGTCTTACCGGCCTCGGCACCCATGACCTCGATGAGCTGGTCGCGGGCGCGCTGCAATTCGACCGCGGCCTGGCGCAGAATCGCGGCCCGCTCCACCCCGGAGCGAGCGCCCCACTCCTGGCCTGCGGCAACGGCACCGGAGATCGTCTCCTCCAGCACCGCAGCGTCGGTGATGGTGTGTTCGTGCACCAGGTCGGCACCCAGGTCACTAGTGGCGATCCGCTCCTGGATCGCCCGCCCCCACGACCGGTTACCCGGCGTCGAGGGGTCGGTGTCCGGCACGTTGGCGAACTCGACTGCGGTGTCGATCACCTCGGTGCTGCGATCCTGCACCCGGTTCGGCGGCGGCACGGACTCGTCCAACGCGTGCAGCGACGCGATGAACCGCTGCCACTCGCGCTCGAACAGTGCTGAGTCGGAATGCAATTCGAAGACCGCCGACATGAAGTTGTCCTGGCTGGCGCCCTCCTCGAGCCGGCGGATCAGGTAGGCGATCGCGACGTCGAACTCCCCCGGGTGGACCACCGGGGTGTAGAGCAGCAGGTTGCCGACCTCGCGGCGCACCGCCTCGGCCTGGCTGGTCGCCATCCCGAGCAACATCTCGAACTCGATGCCGTCGCGCACGCCCCGCTGCCCGGCGAGCAGCCACGCGAAGGCGACGTCGAAGAGGTTGTGCCCCGCGACGCCGACGCGCACGTTGGCGATCCGCTCCGGCTGCATCGCGTAGTTCAGGACCCGTTTGTAGTTGGTGTCGGAGTCCTGCTTGCTACCCCACGTCGCCAGCGGCCAGCCGTGCAACGACGCCTCGACCTGCTCCATCGGCAGGTTGGCACCCTTGACCAGTCGCACCTTGATCGGCGCACCCCCGCGGGCCCGTCGGGCACCCGACCACTCCTGCAGCCGGATCATCGCCGACAACGCGTCCGGCAGATACGCCTGCAGCACGATGCCAGCCTCCAGCGAGGCGAATTCGGGGCGATCCAGGATGGTCGTGAAGACCGCGATCGTCAGGTCGAGATCGTGGTACTCCTCCATGTCCAGGTTGATGAACTTCGCCGGGCTGCTCTGTGCCGCAAGCTGATACAGCGGCAGCAGCTTCTCGACGACATGCTCAACAGCCTCGTCGAACGCCCACTCCGGATGCGGTGCCACGGTCGAAGACACCTTGATCGAGACGTAGTCGACGTCGTCGCGACCCAGCAGCTTCACGGTGCCGGCCAAACGCCGATCGGCCTCCTGCTCCCCCAGCACTGCTTCGCCGAGCAGGTTAAGATTCAACCGGACGCCATCGCGCTTGATCTTCTCGATCGCCTTACCCAAGCGGGCGTCACTGGCGTCCACGATCAGGTGACCGACCATCTGACGCAGCGATCGGCGTACGACGGGGATGACGGCGGACGGGGCCACGGACCCGGCCCGGGCACCCAGCTTCACCGCGGACCGCAGATACCAGGGCAGGAAGCCGGGCACGTCGGCCGCGAGCGCCGCGAAGTTCTCGGCGGCCACGGCTGGGTCCTCCGGACGGATGACGCCGTCGACGAACCCGACCGTGAACGGCAACCCGTCCGGGTCGCGCAGGACGTCGGCCAACTGTTGGGCCGATCGGTCCGTCGGCAGCGCGGCCGCCGCTTCCAACCAGCGTTGCACCAGGGCACGGGCCTGGTCGGCGAGCGCGTCGAGTTCGGCGCGGGTGGGTACTTCGATGTCGGTCACAGGGCTCCTCATCAGATCCAGTCACGGTGGCGTAGGAAGGCGTACAGGCCGACGCAGACGACCACGATCGAGACGGTGCTCAACCACAGGCCGAAGGTGTTGCCGAATCCCCAGTAGGGGATGTTCTGTCCGAACCAGCCGGTGATGGCGGTGGGGACGGCGATCACCGCGGCCCAGCCGGCCAGTTTCTTCATGACGGTGTTCAGGTTGAGATCCTGCAACGACAGGTTGGTCTCGAACACCGAGGAGACCATGTCGCGCAACGACTCCGTCCACTCAGCGGCGCGCAGGCAGTGGTCGTAGAGGTCCTGGTACCAGCCCTCCAGGTCGCGGGACATGTTGCGCGAGAGGTGTCGCATGAGACCGCCGACGATCTCGCGCATCGGGGTGATGATCCGGCGCAGCCGCACCAGATCCTTGCGCCGGCCGAAGATCTGCCGCTGGAAGTCCCGAGTGGTGCGTCGCTCCTCGAACAGTTGCCCCTCAAGGGATTCCAGCTCGTCGTCCATCTGCTGGATCGTGTCGAACTGGCTGTCGACGATCACGTCGAGCAGCCCGTGCACCAGAGCAGGGACACCCTCCTTGGCGATCTCCGGGTCGGCGTCCCAGGCCTTCTCCACCGCGCTCATGTCGAAGCCGTCGCCGCGGCGCACCGTGACCAACAGCTTCTCGAACATGAAGACCGAGACGCGGTGCAACCGCAGCCGGCCGTTCTCCGGCGACGACGCGTCGCCGTCCAGATCGGTCGCGTAGGCCATCAGGAACAGGTGATCACCGTGGCGGGTCAGCTTGGGCCGCTCGTAGGGCGCCAGGGCGTCCTCGATCGAGGTCGGGCTGAGGCGTACCCGGTGGCTGAGTTCGGCCAGGTCCTGCTCGCTGGGATCGATCAGGTCGACCCACGCCAGCCCGTCCGGAGCATCCAGGAGTTCTCCGATCTGCGCGCGAGGTACGTCGGACAAGGGCTCCCCGCCGCGCCACCCCCGGACGGTGATCGGGCAGGTGATTTCCACCCGCCCATTGTGCGCCGCCACACCGGCCGCGCCCAATCGCCCGTTGCGGATATGCGGGCCCGACCTGCGGCGGGAGACAATGACGGCAAATGAGTGTCGCCGTCACCCCTGCCCTGAACCGTCAGTCGTTCGCCGTCTACGCCCTCTTCCTGCTCAACGGGGCCGCCTTCGCCAGTTGGGCGTCGCGGCTGCCGGACATCCGCAGCGCCCTGGGCCTGTCCCTAGCTGTAGTGCCCCGCCAGGTTGGGTACGCGGTCTGCGGGTGAGCCACCTTTGAGCGCGGTGTGTGCGCGGTGGTGATTGTAGATGTGCAGGAAGTCCTCGTACGCGGCGGCGCGTTCGGTCTCGCTGGTGTAGGGGCGGGCGTAGGCCCACTCCTCGGTCAGGGTCCGGTTGAACCGCTCGACTTTCCCGTTGGTTTTCGGGGTGTAGGGGCGGGTGCGTTTATGGGTGATCCCATGGTCCTGCAGCATGTTCCGGAATAGGTGGGAGCGGTAACAGGACCCGTTGTCGGTCATCACCCGGTCCGTGGTGATCCCGACCTGCGCGAAGTGCGCCACCGCCCGTTGCATGAACGCGGTCGCGGTCTCCTTCTTCTCATCGGCCAGGATCTCTGAGTAGGCGTACCGGGAGTGGTCATCGACCGCGTGGTGCAGGTAGGCATACCCCCGCCCACTGCTGGAGGTAGCACGGGAGTTAGCTTTCCCCGCAGCGCGGCCATGGACCCGGTGTCCACCCCCATCGGGGATGCGGCCCAGCTTCTTGATGTCCACGTGGACCAAATCACCCGGGGCGTCGCGTTCGTAGCGCACCACCTTTCGACGACCGGCCCGTACCGGGGCACCAGTGGCCGGGTCCGTCCAGGACAACCGAAGACACCGGTACCGGGTCAGGATGCGGTGCACCGTGGCCGGATTCATCCCCAGGTGGTAGGCGATCCGGGCCGGCCCCCACCGCCGCGAAACCCGTAACCCCAGGACTCGCCGTTCCCGGCGCCTACTGGTGCGGTGCGGACATGACTGGGGCCGGCTGGGACGATCGCACATCCCCGCCGCACCATGCTGGCGGTACCGGGCCGCCCAGCGGTGCGCGGTGGTGACCGAGACCCCGAACCGGTCTGCGGCCCGCCGCAACGGCCACCCATCGTCCACCACGCACCGCGCCAGGCGCAGGCGACCAGTCGCAGAAAGCGGGGCATTAGCGTGGACCATGAGGACCTCCGGGTTTGGGGATGTGTTTGCTTCGTCGCTTCACACCTCACCCGGAGGTCTTCCTCAAGTCACGCCGACAGGCCGAGAACCGTTCCTAACGTCCCGGGGCAGTACACCTAGCCCACCTGGGTCTGCTGTTGCTGGTCGCCTCCCTGGCGAGCGTCTGCACCTTGCCGCTGTCCGGTGCGGTGATCCGGCGCCTGGGGCCACGGCGTACCGAACGGATCGGCTTGATCCTGGCCTGCGCGGGTCTGATCGGTGCCGGCGCCGCCACCTCGCTCAGTGGCGAGGTCGCGCTCGTCGTACCCGCGATGGTGCTCATCGGGGTCGGCATCTCGCTGTGGGACGTCACGATGAACCTGCAGGGTGCGACCGTGGAGAAGAAGCTCGGCTACGCGATCATGCCGCGCTATCACGCCGCGTTCAGCGCCGGGACCGTGCTGTTCGCGCTGATCGGAGCCGCGATGACCGGGCTGCACGTGCCGGTCGGCGTACACCTGTTGATCACCTCGGCGGTGGTCTTCGTCGTCGGCTGGGCCTACTCCGCACGCTTCGATGCCGACGCGGACGAGGCTGCCGACGACGAGGTCGTCAGTGCCCCGGCGAAGTCGGCGTGGCTGGAGCCGCGCACTCTGGCGATCGGGGTCGTGGTGTTGATCGCTGCCTTCACCGAGGGCACCGCCAACGACTGGATCTCCATCGCGATGGTGGACGGACACGGGGTGCCGCACTGGGCCGGCGTGCTGGGCTTCGCGATCTTCCTGGGCTTCATGACCCTCGCCCGGATCTTCGGAACGCACCTGCTGGACCGGTTCGGCCGGGTGACGATGTTGCGGATCCTGTTCGCGATCGCCCTCGTCGGCAGCCTGCTGGTCGTCTTCGGCAACACCCCGATGGCCTATCTCGGGGCGATGCTGTGGGGTATCGGCGCCTCGATGGGGTTCCCGGTGGGGATCAGCGCCGCCACCGACGATCCGTCACGGGCCACCGCCCGACTGTCGGTGGTCTCCACCATCGGGTACACCGCCTTCCTCGGCGGCCCGCCCCTGCTCGGGCTGCTCGGGGAACACGTTGGCATCCTGCACGCACTACTCGTCGTCGGGATCGCGGCCGTCCTGGCGTGGCTGTGTGCACCGGCGACGGCGCAACGCAGCACGCACGCGGGCTGATCCCGGACACACGAAAGCCCCGCCGGTTGGCGGGGCTTTCGTGATGCGCGGTACTGCCTCAGGGGCGGCCGTAACCAGAGGGCGCCTGGTAGATCGGCTGCAGCTTGACGACCGTGCCCGGGTGCGGCGCGGCGATCATCATGCCGTTCCCGGCGTAGATGCCCACGTGGTAGGCGGGGTAGCCGAAGAACACCAGGTCGCCGACCTGCGGCGTGCTCACCGACGGCACCGAGGCCTGCTGGGCAGCGGCGGTGCGGGGCAGCGAGATGCCCAGCTGACGGTAGACGTAGCTGGTCAGACCGGAGCAGTCGAAACCGCTGGGGCTGGAACCGCCCAGGATGTAGGGCACACCCAGGTAGCGCTGGGCGATCGCGATGGCGGCGCTGTTGCCGCTACCGCTGGGCAGCGACACCGAGCTGCCACCGCTGTTGCCCGAGTCGCTGGAGCCGGAGTTGCTGGAACCGGAGTTCCCCGAGGAGTTGCTCGAGGCGGAGTTGTTCGAGGGCGTGGCCGCCGCAGCGCTCGGGCGGGTAGCCGACCGAGACGTCGAGGACGTGGTGGTGCTCTGCTGGCGAGTCGCCGTGGCGCGAACCGGAGCGGTGTAGGTCTTGGCGGCGACCGACTCCAGCAGCGGCTTGGCAGCCGGCGCGGCAGCAACCAGCTTGCTCAGGTCGAGCAGCGTGCTCTGCTGCGCGGCGGTGTCGGCCACCGTGGCAGACACCTGCGCGGAGTTGCTGCTGAGCCCGAGGTTGACGAAGGCGGCCGACTCGGCGTGGTTGTTGCTGGCGGTGGTCACCTTGGCGGCAGACGGCGAAGCCGACGCGACCTGGGGAACGGCAACCGCGGCGACGATTCCGCCGGAGACGGCAACTGCGGCAGACACCCGCGCAGTGGAGTTCATAGTGGTGGCGAGCTTGCCCGGCGCACGATGGCGGCCCTTGGCGCGCGAGAAAGAAGCAGGAACGAGTCCGGTCACTGTGGGTAATACCTCTCATGGATGCCTGCGAGGTGAGCTGTCGGGCTCGGGTCAAGAGGTCCCCGGACTCCTGGACGCTCCCCGTTGCGTCAGTCGTCTTCGCCCCGAGACCGTCATCACGACGGTCAGAGGTGGGTCCCCCGCTCCTGCCATGCGGACACGCGTTGTGCTCATCATCCGGCGGCAGGATTCGGCATGCCGGCTGACGAGGCAGCCACCGGTTGGCGACTGCCGGAACAACGTACATCAGACTTGGGCGTAGATCACAAACAGATCACGGACTCTTGGGGAAAGTCCCAGAGTGTTACCAGATTGGCCGTGATCTACGTCACATCACTGCTGGACGAAGACGTGATACGCCACGTCGCGGGGCAGTGAGAGGCCCTCGGCGTCCTCGTCGGCGGCCTTCACGCGCACCAACACGCGGCCGTCCGCCTCGCGATGCGCCGTCACCTGTGCGCCGGGGGTGATGCCTGCACCGGTCAACAACGCCAACGTTTCGTACTCCGCCTGGGCGGGTTCACCGATCCGCCGGACCAGCAGATCCGTCGGCTCCAGACCGACGACCTCGGTCAGCGACGCCACCCCGTCCCGGAACCGTTCCGGGGTCTCCGGCAGACCAAGCTCGTCGAGGCCGGGGATCGGGTTGCCGTACGGCGACACGTGCTGCTCGTCCAGCAGACCCAGGATCTTGCGCTCGACCCGCTCGCTCATCACGTGCTCCCACCGGCACGCTTCTTCGTGCACGTACTGCAACTCCAGACCGATCACATCGACCAGGAGCCGCTCGGCGATCCGGTGCTTACGCATGACCCGGGTCGCCAACTCCCGGCCGTGGTCGGTGAATTCGAGGTGCCGGTCGCCGGCAAGGGTCAGCAGGCCGTCCCGCTCCATCCGGGCGACGGTCTGCGACACGGTGGGCCCGGAGTGACCCAATCGCTCGGCGATCCGCGCCCGCAACGGCACGATGCCTTCTTCCTCGAGGTCGAAGATCGTCCGTAGATACATCTCGGTGGTGTCGATGAGGTCGCTCACGGTGCTGATTGTTCCTTACCCAACGAAGGTTCGCCTATCCCTACACCAGCCGAACAAATTCCAGCGGCCAAACATGCCCCGCCGAAAAGTGGTTGCCGCGGCAGCGACCGCCTGCCTACCGTTGCCCTACACGAGAGAGGAGGTGGTCCTGCAGTGATTTCAGCAAGGACGCGTGAGGTGGTTGCGCGCTAGCGCAAGTCATCGAAGTACGACGCGGCCCCGCCACGTCGCATGACTCGATGGACGCCGCGCCTGCGAATTCCTCGCAGCCGCCGCAGCCCGCGGGCGGATGCCTCGTCCAGCATCCACGTCGACCACCTGGTCGACAGCCCGCGGGCTGTTCCACGCCCAGAATTGGTTACGGCTGGCGCCGCTCGATCCGCCAGGCGGCGTGGTCGGCCAAGGTGCCGGGCGCCGTACGCACATAGACGAGCCGGTCGTGCTGGCGACTGTGCCGCCCGGCCCACAACTCGATCTCCTGGCATCGGATCAGGTAGCCGCCCCAGAAGTCCGGCAACGGTACGTCGTCTGGTTGCCCCCGGTCCGGCCACCGATGCGCGAAGTGCTCGGTGCGCTCTTCCAGCACCGCCCGCCGTTCCAGCGGCTCGGACTGCGCCGAGGCCCAGGCGCCGATCCGGGAGCCCCAGGGCCGGGACTGGAAGTAGTCGGTCACCACATCGCGCGGCAACTCCTCGGCGGTCCCGGTGAACCGGATCGCCCGGAACATCGGCGGCCAGGTCAGGGCGGCCGCGATCCGCGGATTGGCGGCCAGGTCACGGCCCTTGAGCGACTCCAGGTTGGTGTAGAACCCCGGGCCGTGCGGGGTCAGGTAGCGCATCAGCACGGTCCGCACGTGCGGCTGGCCCTGCGCATCCGCGGTCGCCACGCTGAGGGCGTCCGGCTCCGGGACGTCGTCGGCGGACAACGACCGCTCGCGAGCCGCCTCGATCCAACCAGTGATCGCCGTCCACGGATCGCCCGGCAGCATCGCTTCGTCGATGCCCTCACCGTCGTAATCCCAGCGGGCCACCTGGATCAGTTCTTCTCGCCCTTCGACATCACCCATAGTCAAAATCTACGACGCTGGCACACTTCTGACCCATGGCCGAGTTGGTGATCCCCCAGGAGCTACGCCCCGTCGATGGGCGCTTCGGCTCCGGGCCGAGCAAGATCCGCTCCGCCCAGTTGGACTACTTGGTGACCATCGGCCAGTCGGTGCTGGGCACCTCGCACCGGCAGGCACCGGTCAAGGCGCTGGTCGCCGAGATCCGGGAGCGCCTCGCGACGTTCTTCGCCCTGCCCGACGGCTACGAGGTCATCCTCGGGATGGGCGGCTCGACGACCTTCTGGGACGTGGCCGCCTTCAGCCTGGTGCGCGAACGCGCCGCCCACGCCGTCTTCGGGGAGTTCACCGCCAAATTCGCGGCGGCCACCGGTGGCGCGCCGTGGCTGACCGACCCGCTGATCGTGCAGGCGCCTGCCGGTTCGGTCGCACTGCTGGCCCCCGCCGAGGTCGACCTCTACGCGACGGCCCACAACGAGACCTCGACCGGTGCGGCCAGCCCGATCCAGCGCCCGGCCGACAACGGCCTGTTCCTGGTGGACGCGACCTCCGCAGCCGCCGGGATGGCGATCGACGTCGCGCAGACCGACGTCTACTACTTCGCCCCGCAGAAGAGCCTGGCCTCCGACGGTGGCCTGTGGATCGCGTTGATGTCACCGGCGGCGCTGGAGCGCACCGCGCAGCTGGCCGCCTCGCAGCGCTACATCCCGGCAAGCCTGAGTCTGCAGACGGCCGTGGAGAATTCGCGCCTGGAGCAGACTCTGAACACTCCTGCCCTGGCCACGTTGGCGCTGCTGCTGGACCAGCTGCGCTGGCTGGACTCGCTGGGCGGACTGACCGGAGCGGCCGCGCGGACGAGCGAGAGCAGTGGGCGCCTTTACGCGTGGGCTGATGCCTCGGCGTACGCCGATCCGTTCGTCTCCGACCCCTCGTTGCGTTCCCCCGTGGTCGGCACGATCGACTTCGACGAGGGGATCGACGCCAAGGCGCTGGCCGCCGCCCTTCGCGCCAACGGGATCGTCGACACCGAGCCGTATCGCAAGCTCGGTCGCAACCAGTTGCGCATCGGGATGTACCCCGCGGTCGACCCCGAGGATGTCTCGGCGCTGACCGCCTGCATCGACTACGTCATTGACCGGCTCTGACCACCGCGCGATCCGCGGATGGTTGACTGGACTCCCGTGACCGACGCGCTGAACCTGACCCAGTCCGAATGTGCGCAGCGTGCGAGCGTGGTGCACGCCCCGGTGTACGCGATCAGCATCGACCTCACGCACGCCGCCGATCCGACCGCGACGACCTTCACCTCGCACACCACGTTGATCTTCGACGCCACCGGCGAGTCGACCTGGCTGGACCTGGTGGCTGACTCCATCGAGTCGGCGACCCTGAACGGCCAGCCGATCGACACCAGCGGGTACGACGGTGCCCGGCTCCCGCTCGAACCGCTACTGCCGCACAACACGGTCGATATCACGGCTCGCTGCGCGTTCCGCAACACCGGCGACGGCCTGCACCGGTTCACCGACCCGCAGGACAACAACACCTACCTCTACACGCATTTCGAGCCCACCGATGCGCGTCGGATGTTCGCCTGTTTCGAGCAGCCGGATCTCAAGGCGCAGTTCGAGGTGAGCGTGACCGCGCCCAGCGACTGGCAGGTGCGCAGCAACCAACCCGCCGTCGCCTCCCCGGCGCAGGGCGACGTCACGGTGACGCGGTTCGGGCGGACTCCGCTGATGTCGACCTACCTTGTGGCGCTCGCGGCCGGACCCTACGCGACGACCTCCGACCTGCACGTCATCGAACGCGCCGACGGCAGCCGCCAGGAGATCGCCCTGGGGTTGCTGTGCCGGCAGACGATGCGCGAATACCTCGACGAACAGGACATTTTCACGGTCACCAAACAGGGGCTCGACTTCTTCGACGAGCACTTCGGATTCCCTTACCCGTGGGGTAAGTACGACCAGGTCTTCGTGCCGGAGTACAACATCGGCGCGATGGAGAACCCGGGCTTGGTGTCCTGGAACGAGAACTTCCTCTATCGCGGCGGAGCCACCAAGGCCCAGCGTGGGCAGCGGGCCGAGGTGATCCTGCACGAGATGTCGCACATGTGGTTCGGGGACCTGGCCACCATGCAGTGGTGGGATGGCCTGTGGCTCAAGGAATCCTTCGCCGACCTCATGGGCTACCAGGTGGCGCAGGCAGCGACCGACTATCCCGACGGTTGGGTCCAGTTGGCGCTGGGTCGCAAGCAGTGGGCGTACACCGAGGACCAGATGCCCACGACGCACCCGATCGTGGCGACGATCCCCGACCTCGAAGCGGCGCGACAGAACTTCGATGGCATCAGCTACGCCAAGGGTGCGGCCACGTTGAAACAACTGTCGACGTACGTCGGGACGGATCAGTTCTTCGCCGGGGCTCGCGCCTATTTCGCCGAACATGCCTACGGCTCTACCACACTCGATGATCTGTTGACCGCGATGGAGGGCGCCAGCGGCGAGGATCTGCGCGACTGGGCGCGTGCGTGGTGGCAGACCTCAGGACCCAGTCACCTCACGCCGGTGGTCACCCGCGATGGCGACGGCGCGATCACCGCGCTGCGCATCGAGCAGCACGGGGTGGACCATGTCACCGGCCAGGGCATCCTGCGTCCGCACCGGTTCACCGTCAGCCTCTTCGCCCTCTCGGACGGTTCGCTACAACTGCTCACCGATCTACCGGTGACCCTCACTGAGCGCTCGGTGGCGCTGCCGGAGGCAGTGGGGCTGTGCGCAGACCTGATCGTGTTGAACGCCGCCGATGAGACGTACGCCGTGACCGCCCTCGACGAGCGCTCGCTGGCAACCGCGGGGGTCGCGTTGGCCCAGGTGACCCCGGATCTGACCCGCGCGGTGGCGTGGTCGACGTTGTGGGGCATGGTGCGTGACGGTGGACTGTCCGCGGCCACCTTTGCGGATGTCTTTGCGACCCAGACGATTTCAGAACCCAACCCGTCCATCCTCACCGTGCTGGCCTTCCTCGGCGCGGAGGCCGTCGGCACGTATACCCCGCAGGCGGATCGACCCGGGCAGGCAGCGCGGTTGTTGCAGGTCTGCCTCGATCAGGCGGCCCGGACGGCTCCGGGCTCGGACGAGCACCTGATCTGGGTCCGCGGCGTTGCCGGACTCGCCGCGCTCACCGACGCTTGTTCCGACGAGGTCGCCGCGCTGGCGACCCTCGAGGACCTCCCGACCGATCTGCGTTGGCGTCTGACCAATTCCCTTGCGGCAACCGGGAGTTGGTCGGTTGCAGACCTGGACGCCCAGTTGGCCGGCGACGACACGATGACTGGCCGCACGGCGTACGCGCAGGCCATTGCTTCCCGCCCCGGACGTGCCGTCAAGGAACAGGTCTGGAAGGCCCTCACCGACGGCTCGCCCATGTCGAACGACCATCGGCGGGCGTTGCTGGCCGGCTACCGGCAGCCGTTCAGCGCGGCAGACACCCGCGCCGACCTGCCGGCGTACCTGGA
The window above is part of the Branchiibius hedensis genome. Proteins encoded here:
- a CDS encoding bifunctional proline dehydrogenase/L-glutamate gamma-semialdehyde dehydrogenase, translating into MRSPVTDIEVPTRAELDALADQARALVQRWLEAAAALPTDRSAQQLADVLRDPDGLPFTVGFVDGVIRPEDPAVAAENFAALAADVPGFLPWYLRSAVKLGARAGSVAPSAVIPVVRRSLRQMVGHLIVDASDARLGKAIEKIKRDGVRLNLNLLGEAVLGEQEADRRLAGTVKLLGRDDVDYVSIKVSSTVAPHPEWAFDEAVEHVVEKLLPLYQLAAQSSPAKFINLDMEEYHDLDLTIAVFTTILDRPEFASLEAGIVLQAYLPDALSAMIRLQEWSGARRARGGAPIKVRLVKGANLPMEQVEASLHGWPLATWGSKQDSDTNYKRVLNYAMQPERIANVRVGVAGHNLFDVAFAWLLAGQRGVRDGIEFEMLLGMATSQAEAVRREVGNLLLYTPVVHPGEFDVAIAYLIRRLEEGASQDNFMSAVFELHSDSALFEREWQRFIASLHALDESVPPPNRVQDRSTEVIDTAVEFANVPDTDPSTPGNRSWGRAIQERIATSDLGADLVHEHTITDAAVLEETISGAVAAGQEWGARSGVERAAILRQAAVELQRARDQLIEVMGAEAGKTIDQSDPEVSEAVDFANYYADLAEGLDSVEGASRSPYALTVVTPPWNFPVAIPAGSTLAALAAGSAVIIKPAPSAARCGSVMVDALWRAGVPREVLRLVHVAENDLGTKLVSDERVDQLILTGAYETAELFRSFRPELRLHAETSGKNAIIVTPSADLDLAVKDVVSSAFGHAGQKCSAASLVILVGSVATSRRFNQQLVDAVQSLTVGYPSDPNTQMGPLIEPASGKLLRALTTLDEGEEWVVQPRRLDDTGQLWSPGVKKGVKPGSTSHLTEFFGPVLSIMTAETLSEAIELQNAVEYGLTAGLHSLERDELSLWLDRVQAGNLYVNRHITGAIVRRQPFGGWKKSAVGPGTKAGGPNYLIGLTGWRPTVDLAAGAASDAEAWTAEFSQARDVSGLTAERNVFRYRPVPTVIRAGEDADPAQVLRVLSAATTAWQGSSVRGVLSCATALPDAVVEAAKAAGVPIQVQSDKDWLGGLASGPARRIRLIGGSAQAISTATDGRPDIAVYDQPVTAAGRIEMLPFLHEQAVSITAHRFGTPNHLSDGLI
- a CDS encoding magnesium transporter CorA family protein, coding for MEITCPITVRGWRGGEPLSDVPRAQIGELLDAPDGLAWVDLIDPSEQDLAELSHRVRLSPTSIEDALAPYERPKLTRHGDHLFLMAYATDLDGDASSPENGRLRLHRVSVFMFEKLLVTVRRGDGFDMSAVEKAWDADPEIAKEGVPALVHGLLDVIVDSQFDTIQQMDDELESLEGQLFEERRTTRDFQRQIFGRRKDLVRLRRIITPMREIVGGLMRHLSRNMSRDLEGWYQDLYDHCLRAAEWTESLRDMVSSVFETNLSLQDLNLNTVMKKLAGWAAVIAVPTAITGWFGQNIPYWGFGNTFGLWLSTVSIVVVCVGLYAFLRHRDWI
- a CDS encoding MFS transporter; this translates as MSVAVTPALNRQSFAVYALFLLNGAAFASWASRLPDIRSALGLSLAVVPRQVGYAVCG
- a CDS encoding IS481 family transposase is translated as MVHANAPLSATGRLRLARCVVDDGWPLRRAADRFGVSVTTAHRWAARYRQHGAAGMCDRPSRPQSCPHRTSRRRERRVLGLRVSRRWGPARIAYHLGMNPATVHRILTRYRCLRLSWTDPATGAPVRAGRRKVVRYERDAPGDLVHVDIKKLGRIPDGGGHRVHGRAAGKANSRATSSSGRGYAYLHHAVDDHSRYAYSEILADEKKETATAFMQRAVAHFAQVGITTDRVMTDNGSCYRSHLFRNMLQDHGITHKRTRPYTPKTNGKVERFNRTLTEEWAYARPYTSETERAAAYEDFLHIYNHHRAHTALKGGSPADRVPNLAGHYS
- a CDS encoding MFS transporter — its product is MLVASLASVCTLPLSGAVIRRLGPRRTERIGLILACAGLIGAGAATSLSGEVALVVPAMVLIGVGISLWDVTMNLQGATVEKKLGYAIMPRYHAAFSAGTVLFALIGAAMTGLHVPVGVHLLITSAVVFVVGWAYSARFDADADEAADDEVVSAPAKSAWLEPRTLAIGVVVLIAAFTEGTANDWISIAMVDGHGVPHWAGVLGFAIFLGFMTLARIFGTHLLDRFGRVTMLRILFAIALVGSLLVVFGNTPMAYLGAMLWGIGASMGFPVGISAATDDPSRATARLSVVSTIGYTAFLGGPPLLGLLGEHVGILHALLVVGIAAVLAWLCAPATAQRSTHAG
- a CDS encoding C40 family peptidase: MSAAVAVSGGIVAAVAVPQVASASPSAAKVTTASNNHAESAAFVNLGLSSNSAQVSATVADTAAQQSTLLDLSKLVAAAPAAKPLLESVAAKTYTAPVRATATRQQSTTTSSTSRSATRPSAAAATPSNNSASSNSSGNSGSSNSGSSDSGNSGGSSVSLPSGSGNSAAIAIAQRYLGVPYILGGSSPSGFDCSGLTSYVYRQLGISLPRTAAAQQASVPSVSTPQVGDLVFFGYPAYHVGIYAGNGMMIAAPHPGTVVKLQPIYQAPSGYGRP
- a CDS encoding metal-dependent transcriptional regulator, with product MSDLIDTTEMYLRTIFDLEEEGIVPLRARIAERLGHSGPTVSQTVARMERDGLLTLAGDRHLEFTDHGRELATRVMRKHRIAERLLVDVIGLELQYVHEEACRWEHVMSERVERKILGLLDEQHVSPYGNPIPGLDELGLPETPERFRDGVASLTEVVGLEPTDLLVRRIGEPAQAEYETLALLTGAGITPGAQVTAHREADGRVLVRVKAADEDAEGLSLPRDVAYHVFVQQ
- the pdxH gene encoding pyridoxamine 5'-phosphate oxidase — its product is MGDVEGREELIQVARWDYDGEGIDEAMLPGDPWTAITGWIEAARERSLSADDVPEPDALSVATADAQGQPHVRTVLMRYLTPHGPGFYTNLESLKGRDLAANPRIAAALTWPPMFRAIRFTGTAEELPRDVVTDYFQSRPWGSRIGAWASAQSEPLERRAVLEERTEHFAHRWPDRGQPDDVPLPDFWGGYLIRCQEIELWAGRHSRQHDRLVYVRTAPGTLADHAAWRIERRQP
- the serC gene encoding phosphoserine transaminase, whose protein sequence is MAELVIPQELRPVDGRFGSGPSKIRSAQLDYLVTIGQSVLGTSHRQAPVKALVAEIRERLATFFALPDGYEVILGMGGSTTFWDVAAFSLVRERAAHAVFGEFTAKFAAATGGAPWLTDPLIVQAPAGSVALLAPAEVDLYATAHNETSTGAASPIQRPADNGLFLVDATSAAAGMAIDVAQTDVYYFAPQKSLASDGGLWIALMSPAALERTAQLAASQRYIPASLSLQTAVENSRLEQTLNTPALATLALLLDQLRWLDSLGGLTGAAARTSESSGRLYAWADASAYADPFVSDPSLRSPVVGTIDFDEGIDAKALAAALRANGIVDTEPYRKLGRNQLRIGMYPAVDPEDVSALTACIDYVIDRL